One window from the genome of Brevinema andersonii encodes:
- a CDS encoding DUF456 domain-containing protein has translation MSSEDMKKKAAEISKSIRDTGDKILKDMEGKFSDAEKQTVSFTTKLMSNISAHFHSIKKDNVASFLLGVGGVTLAAGFSLIPGVGFIMGFFVGVLLNDEYRVKIKDFLSKSNDIITTTSKNATTAIQNNWDKFMNIIHTNVEKINEQKDYIESVAKDMEEHMKNYQEKK, from the coding sequence ATGTCAAGTGAAGACATGAAGAAGAAAGCAGCAGAAATTTCTAAATCCATTAGAGATACAGGTGATAAAATCCTGAAGGATATGGAAGGGAAATTTTCTGATGCAGAAAAACAAACAGTTTCATTTACTACAAAACTCATGAGTAATATTTCTGCACATTTTCATTCTATAAAAAAAGATAATGTTGCTTCATTTTTGTTAGGAGTAGGTGGGGTTACATTAGCTGCAGGTTTTTCATTAATTCCTGGTGTTGGTTTTATTATGGGATTTTTCGTTGGTGTGCTTTTGAATGATGAGTATCGTGTAAAAATTAAAGATTTCCTCTCTAAGAGTAATGATATTATTACTACTACTTCCAAAAATGCAACAACTGCTATTCAAAATAATTGGGATAAATTTATGAATATAATTCATACCAATGTAGAAAAAATTAATGAACAAAAAGATTATATTGAAAGTGTTGCAAAAGATATGGAAGAACATATGAAAAATTATCAAGAGAAAAAATAG